Proteins from one Brevibacillus humidisoli genomic window:
- the moaD gene encoding molybdopterin converting factor subunit 1, whose amino-acid sequence MKVQVFLFAALAERTGQRQIDVSVAEPATVQSLLEAVSRSYPELSSLLDSCFVSVNQEYASPAHPVGPEDEVAILPPVSGGQELSESERKISSQKERFRITEHPISADSLIRLVSNPHAGAVLTFVGTVREYTQGQRTVSLTYEAYPPMAEAKMRQIAEEINQRWPGTEVAIHHRIGQLKIEEIAVVIAVAAPHRQESFEAGRYAIERLKQIVPIWKKEIWEDGSEWKGHQLGPWNPLAPSDPS is encoded by the coding sequence ATGAAGGTTCAGGTTTTTTTATTTGCCGCCCTCGCTGAACGCACCGGGCAACGTCAGATTGACGTATCGGTAGCAGAACCGGCCACTGTGCAATCGCTGCTTGAGGCCGTCTCTCGCTCGTATCCAGAGCTGTCATCCTTGTTAGACAGTTGTTTTGTTTCCGTCAATCAGGAGTACGCATCTCCTGCTCATCCGGTTGGTCCGGAAGACGAAGTAGCGATCCTGCCCCCTGTGAGTGGTGGCCAAGAGTTGTCTGAGTCGGAGAGGAAGATTTCCTCACAGAAGGAACGGTTTCGCATCACGGAGCATCCGATCAGTGCTGACTCGCTCATCCGACTGGTATCCAATCCGCATGCTGGCGCCGTGCTGACGTTCGTCGGTACGGTACGCGAGTATACGCAGGGTCAGCGCACTGTCTCCCTCACTTATGAAGCGTACCCGCCAATGGCAGAAGCAAAGATGAGGCAGATCGCCGAAGAGATCAATCAACGCTGGCCAGGAACCGAAGTAGCGATTCATCACCGCATTGGTCAATTGAAGATTGAAGAGATCGCCGTGGTGATCGCGGTCGCCGCTCCTCACCGCCAAGAGTCGTTCGAAGCGGGCCGCTATGCGATTGAACGACTGAAGCAGATCGTCCCGATCTGGAAAAAAGAGATCTGGGAGGACGGCAGTGAGTGGAAAGGGCATCAGCTGGGGCCCTGGAATCCACTTGCCCCATCAGATCCTTCATGA
- a CDS encoding YpdA family putative bacillithiol disulfide reductase, protein MEQVIIIGAGPCGLSAAVELKKLGIDPLLIDKGPIVNSIYRYPTYMIFHSTPELLEIGDIPFTTANEKPTRIEALQYYRLVATRHDLRINSYQTVKGVERGDGFYQVAAEGRFGETHHYQCQHLIVATGYFDHPNRLGVPGEDLSKVMSFYKEAHPYTGLKVAIVGGNNSAVDAALDLERAGAEVTVIYRSAELSPKVKAWTRPVFESMVEKGRIRMLYSSQVTKIAERMIEIETPNGPLTLENDYVFTLIGYRPDRTLLAAIGVHTDPQTGAPQFDPDTMETNVPQVYIAGVIAAGNEANAIFIENGRHHGRLIAQAIVSQTI, encoded by the coding sequence ATGGAACAGGTGATCATAATCGGGGCAGGCCCCTGTGGACTGTCTGCCGCCGTTGAATTAAAAAAGCTCGGCATCGATCCGCTATTGATCGATAAAGGGCCGATTGTCAATTCGATCTATCGCTACCCTACGTATATGATCTTTCACAGCACACCGGAGCTGTTGGAGATTGGCGACATTCCCTTTACCACAGCAAACGAGAAACCGACGAGGATAGAAGCCCTGCAGTATTATCGGCTAGTGGCGACTCGACATGATCTGCGCATCAACAGCTACCAGACGGTGAAAGGGGTGGAGCGGGGAGATGGGTTCTACCAGGTTGCCGCCGAAGGCCGTTTTGGAGAGACGCATCACTATCAGTGCCAGCATCTGATTGTGGCCACCGGCTACTTTGATCATCCCAACCGCCTCGGTGTGCCGGGGGAAGACTTGTCCAAAGTGATGTCATTTTATAAAGAGGCCCATCCCTATACGGGGTTGAAAGTGGCCATCGTCGGAGGCAACAACTCAGCAGTAGACGCCGCACTGGACCTGGAGCGGGCAGGTGCGGAGGTAACCGTCATCTATCGGAGCGCGGAGTTGTCACCCAAAGTGAAGGCTTGGACTCGGCCGGTCTTTGAGAGCATGGTAGAGAAGGGACGGATTCGCATGCTGTACTCCTCCCAGGTGACGAAAATTGCCGAACGGATGATCGAGATCGAAACACCCAACGGGCCGCTTACGCTGGAAAACGATTACGTGTTCACGTTGATTGGTTATCGACCTGATCGAACCTTGCTAGCTGCCATCGGAGTCCACACGGATCCGCAAACCGGTGCGCCGCAGTTTGATCCAGACACCATGGAGACCAATGTGCCGCAGGTCTACATCGCAGGTGTGATCGCGGCAGGAAACGAAGCAAACGCGATCTTTATCGAAAATGGGCGCCATCACGGCCGGTTGATCGCCCAGGCGATCGTTTCCCAAACGATATAG
- a CDS encoding NAD(P)H-hydrate dehydratase produces MFVVTADEMRRLDQYVIDQIGIPAIALMENAGAAVAREVVAFTREKGEKRTNRPLHWLLLIGKGNNGGDGLVAARHLVESGIDVTLLYAEPPEEMRGDAARQRDAAERLGIPASVYGSGSGGIDWQSYDGVVDALLGTGSRGAPRGPYAELIRMVNDSGLPILAVDIPSGLDADTGRRHDPCIQAAKTICFAFLKRGLVQSPGRETAGEVTVAPIGIWPQHAAQLDIRCFQLGKSCFRERLHLDPTLPRKSDTHKGTYGHLLVVAGSMQMSGAGFLCTKAALRTGCGLATWAVPEALVPSLIGLVPEAILAAIPGGWTDSSSAESVCELVHGRDAVVIGPGIGRFSGDTNWLRTIWEQSDCPLVLDADALNMLSDAADFSGWPQRRAATLLTPHPGEMSRLTRLSTSELQANRVEVARTYAVDHQLTVVLKGAGTVVASPDGTTYINPTGNPGMSTGGSGDVLAGMIGSLLAQGLTAEQAACLAVWLHGKAGDRVAAQRGTSYSLIASDLIDAL; encoded by the coding sequence ATGTTCGTAGTGACTGCCGATGAGATGAGGAGATTGGATCAATACGTCATCGATCAGATCGGCATACCGGCGATTGCGCTGATGGAAAACGCCGGGGCTGCTGTTGCTCGAGAAGTGGTGGCTTTTACACGTGAGAAAGGGGAGAAGCGGACCAACCGCCCTCTCCACTGGCTCCTGCTGATTGGAAAAGGCAACAACGGCGGCGATGGCCTTGTTGCGGCCAGGCATCTGGTAGAAAGCGGGATAGACGTGACGCTTCTGTACGCCGAGCCACCGGAAGAGATGCGGGGAGATGCAGCACGGCAGCGGGATGCGGCTGAGCGCTTGGGGATTCCGGCGTCTGTTTACGGTTCTGGCTCTGGGGGGATTGACTGGCAGTCGTACGATGGTGTTGTTGACGCCTTGTTGGGTACGGGTTCGCGGGGGGCTCCGCGCGGTCCGTATGCAGAACTGATTCGTATGGTCAATGATAGCGGTCTACCTATTCTGGCAGTCGACATCCCCAGTGGGTTGGACGCTGACACCGGGAGGAGGCATGATCCTTGTATCCAGGCCGCGAAGACAATCTGTTTTGCCTTTCTCAAGAGAGGATTGGTTCAATCGCCGGGGCGGGAGACGGCAGGAGAAGTGACAGTCGCCCCGATCGGCATCTGGCCGCAGCATGCGGCACAATTAGACATCCGTTGTTTTCAGTTGGGCAAGTCATGCTTTAGGGAACGGCTCCACTTAGATCCCACGCTCCCTAGGAAAAGTGACACACACAAGGGTACGTATGGCCACCTGCTAGTTGTAGCGGGGAGCATGCAGATGAGCGGGGCCGGATTCTTATGCACAAAAGCCGCCTTGCGTACTGGCTGTGGCCTGGCAACCTGGGCAGTTCCTGAAGCGCTGGTTCCTTCCCTTATCGGGCTGGTTCCGGAGGCCATACTGGCAGCCATCCCTGGTGGATGGACGGATTCCTCTTCTGCCGAATCAGTATGTGAGCTGGTACACGGTCGTGATGCTGTGGTAATCGGCCCCGGCATCGGACGTTTTTCTGGCGATACGAACTGGCTCAGAACCATTTGGGAACAGAGCGACTGTCCACTGGTGCTGGACGCCGACGCCCTCAATATGCTGTCCGATGCTGCGGATTTTAGCGGCTGGCCCCAGCGCAGAGCAGCAACCCTCCTCACACCGCACCCTGGAGAGATGTCGCGCCTCACTCGTCTGTCCACGAGCGAACTGCAGGCCAATCGAGTCGAGGTTGCCCGCACTTATGCCGTGGATCACCAACTCACAGTCGTACTTAAAGGAGCGGGGACCGTAGTGGCATCGCCAGATGGAACCACTTATATCAATCCCACGGGAAATCCGGGCATGTCCACAGGCGGGAGTGGAGACGTACTGGCCGGCATGATCGGTTCGTTGCTGGCACAAGGACTGACGGCTGAACAGGCTGCCTGCCTCGCTGTCTGGCTGCATGGGAAGGCAGGCGACCGGGTAGCAGCGCAGAGGGGAACCAGCTATTCCCTGATTGCCAGCGATCTGATTGATGCCCTGTAG
- a CDS encoding transglycosylase domain-containing protein, giving the protein MGYILTSKTRPRQQSQQKKVDKQAEMSRKRLGKWLQRVLFGSLSLFLISWIGIVAAGEWLIDDAKLAEYLKPVDGRVKGGERTYVSLQEMPDYVWEAFVSIEDHRFSYHFGIDPVGIGRAIWVDLNEGKLSQGGSTITMQLARNLFLTHEKSVTRKLKEMVIAINLERMLTKEEILEMYLNYIYFGHGQYGIESAANWYFGKSVSKEGQTITLGEAALLAALPKAPELYSPVKDWDKAMRRQAVVLNRMVELGYITESEKADVSEHVLLSPQAAAMRSAS; this is encoded by the coding sequence ATGGGGTATATCCTGACATCAAAGACAAGGCCTCGACAGCAAAGTCAGCAGAAGAAAGTAGATAAACAGGCAGAGATGAGCAGGAAACGGCTGGGGAAATGGCTTCAAAGAGTGCTGTTTGGCTCTCTCAGTCTCTTCTTGATCAGTTGGATTGGGATTGTTGCAGCCGGAGAATGGCTGATCGATGATGCGAAGCTCGCCGAGTATCTGAAACCGGTCGACGGGAGGGTCAAAGGAGGAGAGCGGACATATGTATCGCTGCAGGAGATGCCGGATTACGTCTGGGAAGCATTTGTCTCTATTGAAGACCATCGGTTTTCCTACCATTTCGGGATCGACCCGGTAGGGATCGGCAGAGCTATATGGGTTGATCTGAATGAAGGAAAATTATCACAGGGGGGCAGCACCATTACCATGCAGTTGGCCCGCAACCTGTTTCTTACCCATGAAAAGTCGGTCACTCGCAAACTGAAGGAAATGGTGATCGCGATCAATCTAGAGCGTATGCTTACAAAAGAAGAGATCTTGGAGATGTACCTGAATTACATCTACTTTGGGCATGGACAGTATGGGATCGAGTCAGCTGCCAACTGGTATTTTGGGAAAAGCGTCTCGAAAGAGGGACAGACGATTACTTTAGGTGAAGCGGCGCTGTTGGCAGCCCTCCCCAAAGCCCCAGAACTCTACTCCCCTGTGAAAGATTGGGATAAAGCGATGCGACGGCAAGCTGTGGTTCTAAACCGCATGGTAGAACTTGGATATATAACCGAATCGGAGAAAGCTGATGTATCCGAGCACGTACTCCTCTCCCCCCAGGCAGCTGCGATGCGTTCCGCCTCATAA
- the abc-f gene encoding ribosomal protection-like ABC-F family protein, protein MMIVKATGLRKEWNGRTLFENIDLEIASGEHVVLLGQNGVGKTTLLQGLIGQLQLDRGEIQRFLPLEKWGWLKQSVGREAEHSAIQFVQSGIPKMDLLKQKLDHLQRQLTVEGRDQEESIESYSRLLEQYEANDGYTWEAEVEKCLRQVQLDPSAWELPFHQLSGGQKTRVQLARLLLQNPSFILMDEPTNHLDSETLQWLEKWINAYKGAILLVTHDRYFMDQVAHAIYEMRADGSTRYSGGYTPYKEQKDRERRTLEVEHRKQEQERKALLENIRRYQQWFHQAHRAAGQNDFYRAKSKKNVSRMKAKESALERLEQQQVQKPREERRLNMRLQGTEFSAHTLVRLDQVRFAYSGEPLFEGLNLSVNRGDRIAVIGPNGTGKSTLLKLITGNLSPQEGSVYLHPQTAIGYFEQELSALRMEETILDSLLRLPDMTQTTARTILGSFLFSGEDAFKSIGDLSMGEKCRVAFLSLYFSRANLLVLDEPTNYLDINTREKVEEALAEYPGAMVLVSHDRYLIRRLANRLVILDGESVQLFSGTYEEYMESGAVRPLTTEEQHRENERRQLEWQLARLIGQELPDDADERARILTETRRIRQAIDQLK, encoded by the coding sequence ATGATGATCGTAAAAGCGACAGGACTGCGCAAAGAATGGAACGGCAGGACCTTGTTCGAAAATATTGATCTGGAGATAGCCAGTGGAGAACATGTCGTCCTGCTTGGTCAAAACGGGGTTGGAAAAACGACGCTGCTGCAGGGGCTGATCGGCCAACTACAACTAGACAGGGGAGAGATTCAACGCTTTCTGCCGCTGGAGAAGTGGGGCTGGTTGAAACAGTCCGTAGGACGAGAAGCGGAGCACTCGGCGATCCAGTTTGTCCAATCTGGCATACCGAAGATGGATCTACTGAAGCAAAAGCTGGATCATTTGCAGCGGCAGTTGACGGTAGAAGGCAGAGATCAGGAAGAATCGATAGAGTCTTACAGCCGCCTCCTTGAACAGTATGAAGCAAACGATGGCTATACCTGGGAGGCCGAAGTAGAAAAATGTCTGCGCCAGGTTCAGCTGGATCCGTCGGCCTGGGAACTCCCGTTTCACCAACTGAGCGGCGGACAGAAGACCAGGGTGCAGTTGGCTCGGCTGCTCCTGCAAAATCCGTCATTTATTTTAATGGATGAGCCTACCAATCATCTCGATTCGGAGACACTGCAATGGCTGGAAAAGTGGATAAACGCCTATAAAGGGGCGATCTTGCTCGTCACACACGATCGTTACTTTATGGATCAGGTCGCACACGCGATCTACGAGATGAGAGCGGATGGCAGTACTCGTTATTCTGGAGGATATACACCATACAAAGAGCAAAAAGATCGGGAGCGGCGGACGTTGGAGGTAGAGCACCGAAAACAGGAGCAGGAGCGCAAAGCCCTTTTGGAAAACATCCGCCGATACCAGCAATGGTTCCATCAAGCTCACCGAGCGGCGGGACAAAACGATTTTTACAGAGCAAAGTCCAAAAAGAATGTCTCCCGGATGAAAGCGAAAGAATCTGCGCTGGAACGCTTGGAGCAACAGCAGGTGCAAAAGCCAAGAGAAGAGCGGAGGCTGAACATGCGGTTGCAGGGAACGGAATTTTCTGCTCATACCCTTGTTCGATTGGATCAGGTTCGTTTTGCTTATAGCGGCGAACCCTTGTTCGAGGGGCTGAATCTCTCCGTGAACCGGGGGGATCGAATCGCGGTGATCGGGCCAAATGGAACGGGAAAGAGTACGCTGCTGAAGCTGATCACTGGTAACCTCTCGCCGCAAGAGGGGAGCGTCTACCTGCATCCGCAGACCGCTATAGGCTATTTTGAACAGGAGCTATCTGCTTTGCGTATGGAAGAGACAATACTAGACAGTTTGTTGCGACTGCCGGATATGACCCAGACGACAGCCCGCACCATCCTCGGGAGCTTCCTCTTTTCAGGAGAGGATGCCTTCAAGAGTATCGGTGATCTCAGCATGGGAGAAAAATGTCGGGTCGCTTTTCTCTCTCTTTATTTCAGCAGAGCGAACCTGTTGGTGTTGGATGAGCCGACCAACTACCTCGACATCAATACCAGGGAGAAGGTGGAAGAAGCGTTGGCAGAATATCCGGGTGCAATGGTGCTGGTTTCTCATGATCGTTACTTGATCCGCCGACTTGCCAACCGACTCGTGATCCTAGATGGAGAAAGTGTGCAGTTGTTTTCCGGAACCTACGAGGAGTACATGGAATCCGGCGCTGTTCGTCCGCTCACGACGGAAGAACAGCACAGGGAAAACGAACGACGTCAGTTGGAATGGCAACTTGCCCGCTTAATCGGACAGGAGTTGCCTGACGACGCTGATGAGCGGGCACGCATCCTGACAGAAACAAGACGGATCCGTCAAGCTATCGATCAGTTGAAATAA